The following proteins come from a genomic window of Syntrophorhabdaceae bacterium:
- the hydF gene encoding [FeFe] hydrogenase H-cluster maturation GTPase HydF yields MADTTLSDTPRGSRLHIAIFGRRNAGKSSLINALTNQDIAIVSEVPGTTTDPVYKSMEILPIGPVVLIDTAGIDDVGELGRLRIEKAYSVLAKTDLMLLVLDPSNVNGDFEEQVIEQAKANHVPVIGVLNKVDLYSEASLEAFKNRFPIPIVPVSALKKQGIYELKMAMIKHAPKDWVSPTILGDLISPGDTVILVVPIDLAAPKGRLILPQVQTIRDILDNDAMAYVVKERELKAAIGSLYKKPRLVVTDSQAFLKVAADTPRDVLMTSFSILFARYKGDLPALVKGVKAIENLVPGDKVLIAEACTHHRVEDDIGTVKIPRWLRQFVGGELDFSWASGHELPKDLKDYKLIIHCGACMINRKEMIHRLMEAEKAGIPMANYGVVIAYTLGILKRALEPFPEVKGLME; encoded by the coding sequence ATGGCTGATACCACCTTAAGCGATACCCCCCGTGGCAGTAGACTCCACATAGCCATCTTCGGAAGGAGAAATGCAGGGAAATCGAGCCTCATAAATGCCCTTACAAACCAAGATATTGCCATCGTATCAGAGGTGCCAGGGACTACCACTGACCCTGTATATAAATCCATGGAGATACTACCCATAGGCCCTGTGGTCCTGATAGATACGGCAGGGATAGATGATGTAGGTGAACTGGGTAGATTAAGGATCGAAAAGGCATACAGTGTCCTGGCAAAGACAGACCTTATGCTCCTTGTCCTTGACCCATCCAATGTGAACGGGGATTTTGAAGAACAGGTAATTGAACAGGCAAAGGCAAACCACGTGCCTGTAATAGGCGTCTTAAACAAGGTTGACCTTTATTCTGAGGCAAGCCTGGAGGCATTTAAAAATAGATTCCCCATACCTATTGTCCCTGTCAGCGCTCTGAAAAAACAGGGAATCTATGAACTCAAGATGGCAATGATCAAACATGCACCAAAAGACTGGGTCTCTCCCACTATCCTTGGTGATCTCATCTCACCTGGTGATACTGTGATCCTTGTGGTGCCCATAGACCTTGCAGCACCAAAAGGGAGATTGATATTGCCACAGGTTCAGACCATAAGAGATATCTTAGATAACGATGCCATGGCATATGTGGTAAAGGAAAGGGAATTAAAGGCAGCAATAGGTAGTCTCTATAAAAAACCCCGCCTTGTGGTAACAGACTCCCAGGCATTCCTTAAGGTGGCAGCAGACACGCCCAGGGACGTCCTCATGACATCATTTTCCATACTATTTGCCCGCTATAAAGGTGACCTGCCTGCCCTTGTCAAGGGCGTTAAGGCCATAGAGAATTTAGTGCCTGGAGATAAGGTGCTCATAGCAGAGGCATGCACCCACCACAGGGTAGAAGATGACATAGGGACCGTCAAGATACCGAGGTGGTTAAGGCAATTTGTAGGTGGAGAACTCGATTTTAGCTGGGCAAGTGGGCACGAATTACCTAAGGATCTAAAAGATTATAAACTCATCATCCATTGTGGTGCCTGCATGATAAACAGAAAGGAGATGATACACCGTTTGATGGAGGCAGAAAAGGCAGGTATACCCATGGCAAATTATGGGGTTGTGATTGCATATACCCTCGGTATCTTGAAGCGTGCGCTTGAGCCTTTTCCAGAAGTAAAAGGGTTAATGGAATAA
- a CDS encoding NADH-dependent [FeFe] hydrogenase, group A6 produces the protein MVRVSINGKEIEVEKGSTVLEAAKKANIHIPTLCYLPEVQAIGACRVCLVEVEGIGNLQAACVFPVTDGMKIHTNTERVRLARRFSLEMILSNHPMDCLACSRNLNCELQKIAHELGINEIRFKGEKSKGIIDESSPSIRRDNNKCILCRRCVTVCENIQTVSALSLQGRGFETQVMPAFENGLGNVACTNCGQCALVCPVGAITEKDDTDAVWDALSDPTKFVIIQDAPAVRAALGEEFGYPPGTLVTGKMLAAARMLGFDRVFDTNFAADLTIIEEGSELLNRVKEKGVLPLITSCSPGWIKFIEHFYPELLPHLSTCKSPHQMLGALCKTYFAKKAGINPKDMVVVSVMPCTAKKFECTRPEMADSGYKDVDYVLTTREFARMIKEAGIDFRNLEDGKYDDPMGEYTGAATIFGATGGVMEAALRTAYEIATGKTLEDVEFVAVRGLNGIKEATVPVEGIGDVKVAVAHGLGNARKIMEKIKKGEADYHFIEIMACPGGCVGGGGQPIPVDAEIRRLRAQALYNEDRSLKYRKSHENPSIKKIYEDFLKEPLGELSHKLLHTKYTARNRY, from the coding sequence ATGGTCCGTGTATCCATTAACGGCAAAGAGATAGAGGTGGAAAAGGGTAGCACCGTCCTTGAGGCAGCGAAAAAGGCCAACATCCATATACCAACATTATGCTATCTTCCTGAGGTTCAGGCAATAGGTGCGTGTCGGGTATGTCTTGTGGAAGTAGAAGGCATTGGAAATCTCCAAGCTGCCTGTGTCTTTCCTGTTACCGATGGCATGAAGATCCATACGAATACCGAAAGGGTAAGGCTTGCAAGGAGGTTTTCTCTCGAGATGATACTTTCCAATCATCCCATGGACTGCCTTGCCTGCTCCAGGAACCTAAACTGTGAACTCCAGAAGATAGCCCATGAACTCGGTATCAATGAGATAAGGTTTAAAGGGGAGAAAAGCAAAGGCATAATAGACGAGTCATCTCCCTCTATAAGGAGGGACAACAATAAATGCATATTATGCAGGCGGTGCGTAACAGTATGTGAGAACATCCAGACAGTAAGCGCCCTTTCTTTACAGGGAAGGGGGTTTGAAACCCAGGTTATGCCTGCTTTTGAAAACGGTTTGGGTAATGTGGCATGCACAAACTGCGGCCAGTGTGCCCTTGTATGCCCTGTAGGCGCCATAACAGAAAAAGATGACACAGATGCAGTATGGGATGCCCTTTCAGACCCTACAAAGTTTGTAATCATCCAAGATGCACCTGCTGTAAGGGCAGCGCTCGGTGAGGAGTTTGGCTATCCTCCCGGAACACTTGTTACCGGCAAGATGCTGGCTGCAGCAAGGATGCTCGGTTTTGACAGGGTGTTTGATACAAACTTTGCAGCAGACTTAACCATAATAGAGGAAGGTAGTGAATTATTAAACAGGGTGAAGGAAAAAGGGGTGCTGCCACTTATTACAAGTTGTAGTCCTGGCTGGATAAAATTCATAGAGCACTTTTACCCAGAGTTATTACCCCATCTGTCCACATGCAAGTCACCCCATCAGATGCTCGGTGCATTGTGTAAGACGTATTTTGCCAAGAAGGCAGGGATCAACCCAAAAGACATGGTGGTTGTCTCTGTTATGCCATGCACTGCCAAAAAGTTCGAGTGCACAAGACCTGAGATGGCAGACAGCGGTTATAAGGATGTGGATTATGTGCTCACCACAAGGGAGTTTGCCAGGATGATAAAAGAGGCAGGTATAGATTTCAGGAACCTCGAAGATGGTAAATACGATGACCCTATGGGAGAATATACAGGTGCTGCCACCATTTTTGGGGCAACCGGCGGTGTCATGGAAGCGGCATTGAGGACTGCCTATGAGATTGCCACAGGTAAAACACTGGAGGATGTGGAATTTGTGGCAGTAAGGGGTCTAAATGGTATAAAAGAGGCAACTGTTCCTGTAGAAGGCATTGGAGATGTAAAAGTTGCCGTTGCCCATGGTCTCGGCAATGCCAGAAAGATTATGGAGAAGATAAAAAAAGGTGAAGCAGATTATCACTTTATAGAGATTATGGCATGTCCTGGTGGCTGTGTGGGAGGAGGCGGTCAGCCCATACCAGTTGATGCCGAGATAAGAAGGCTCAGGGCACAGGCGCTATATAATGAAGATAGGTCTCTAAAATACAGAAAATCGCACGAGAATCCCTCTATTAAAAAGATATACGAGGATTTCCTGAAAGAACCACTGGGTGAGTTATCTCATAAACTTCTGCATACAAAATATACGGCAAGAAACAGGTATTAG
- a CDS encoding lyase family protein has protein sequence MSYRIERDLLGEMEVPKDAYYGIHTVRALKNFPVSGFKIPEELIVALAQVKEACTRANIKTGLLDERIGNAIIDAAREIQEGNLHCLATALAPYIGHEKAGELSQKAQLERKQIREVAIESGLFTDEELDIIFSPQELTRPGIPGEKRLKKRDKHG, from the coding sequence ATGTCATATCGCATAGAAAGGGACCTCCTGGGAGAGATGGAGGTCCCTAAAGATGCGTATTACGGTATCCATACAGTAAGGGCGCTGAAAAACTTTCCTGTATCAGGTTTTAAAATCCCTGAAGAACTTATTGTTGCCCTCGCCCAGGTGAAGGAGGCATGCACAAGGGCAAACATAAAGACAGGCCTATTAGATGAAAGAATAGGCAATGCCATAATTGATGCTGCAAGAGAGATACAAGAGGGTAATCTCCACTGTCTTGCCACTGCCCTTGCACCTTATATAGGTCATGAAAAGGCTGGTGAGCTTTCTCAAAAGGCACAATTAGAAAGGAAACAGATAAGAGAGGTTGCCATAGAATCTGGTCTTTTTACAGATGAGGAATTAGATATCATATTCAGCCCCCAGGAGCTTACAAGACCCGGTATTCCCGGCGAAAAGAGATTAAAAAAGCGAGATAAACATGGCTGA